The Candidatus Binatota bacterium genome segment AGTGGCGACCCCTTAAAAACACAGGTGCAGGCCTTCCTCGACTGCGTGCGCACGGGGAGCAAGCCGGTGGTAGATGGCGAACAGGGGCTTCGCGCGCTCGAACTGGCCGAGCGCGTCGTGCAAGCCCTGGAGGTACCAGGGGACTTGAGCTGAGTACCGCGGGCTCCAGGGTGATGATCGTGGCGGGCGAGGCGTCGGGCGACGCGCAGGCCGCGCGGCTGGTCGCGGCCATGGCCGCTGCCGATAGCTCGTTGCGGTTTTACGGCGTGGCGGGAGAGCAGATGAAGGCCGCCGGCGTCGAAGCGCTGGCGCGCACTTCGGAGCTCTCGATAATGGGCCTGGGTGAGGTGCTGAGCGGACTGCGCCGCGTGCTAGGTACCTGGCGCAAGCTCAAGAAAGAACTCGTCGGCGACGACAAGCCCGATCTGCTCGTGCTCGTTGATTTTCCCGACTTCAACCTTCGCCTCGCGCGCGTCGCCGCCCGCAACCAGGTGCCGGTGTTCTACTACGTCAGTCCCCAGGTATGGGCGTGGCGAAAACGGCGTATCAGGAGCATAGCCCGGCGCGTGGATCGCATGGTGGTCTTGTTTCCCTTCGAGGTGGAGCTCTACGCCGAGGTGGGGTTGGATGCCCGCTACGTTGGCCACCCGCTGGCAGAAACCGTAAAGGCTGACCGCGACCGAAAACAGACCCGCGAGCGTTATGGCCTCTCCACCGACAAGCGGCTCGTGGCCCTGCTGCCCGGCAGCCGCGTGAAAGAAGTCGAGGAACTGCTGCCGGTCATGCTGGAGGCCGCCCGCGGCCTGTCGGACAAGGCCGAATTTGTTGTAGCCCGCGCGCCCGGGTTGCCCGCGGAGCTGCTGGAATCGCTGCTGGCGCAGAGTGGGCTTGATGTGCCCATGGTAGAAGGGGATACCTACAACCTCGTGGCGGCGGCCGACGCGGTCGCACTTTCTTCAGGGACGGCGACCGTCGAGTGCGCCGTGCTGGGTTGTCCGATGGTAGTCATGTACCGAGTGACCCGTTTTACCTACGCGATCGTTAAGAGGCTCATCAAGGTGCCGTGGATAGCCATGCCTAACATACTGCTTGATCGCGAGGCTGTACCCGAGCTGGTGCAGGGGCAGGCCACGGCCGAAGCGCTGGCCGCAAGGCTCCGCCCGTTGCTCGAGGAGGGCCAGCTGCGCAGCGACATGAAAAGAGACCTCGCGCGCGTGAGTGACATGCTGGTCAAACCCGGGGCGGCCGGCCGGGCGGCGGCATTGGCAGTGGAGATGATAGCGTGATCGAGCGCTCCGAGTCCCTGCGCGTGGGCCGACGCATGCTCGCCTGGGTGCGGCCCTACGTCTGGCCGTGGTTCGCGGGCGCGCTTCTCTGCATGGTGGCCTACAGCGCCACATCGGGGCTGGTGCCGTGGCTGGTGCGCAGCCTCATCGACGACGTGCTCGCCGCGGGCGACCTCGAGGCGCTGGCCATGCTGCCGCCTATCATAGTTTCGGTTTTCCTGGCGCGCGGCCTGCTCAACTACGGACAGTCCTACCTGGGCGAGTACGTCGGCCAGCACATCACGCGCGACATCCGCAACCTGCTCAACCGGCGTATTCAGCGCTTGCCGCTGTCTTACTTTGACAACGCGCAGACGGCGTCCCTGCTGTCGAGGGTCACCACCGACGTGCTGCTGGTCCGGCAGGCGCTGACCGACGGTGTCGCGGCACTGCTGCGCGACAGCACCACCGTGATCGTGCTGCTGGGCGTGGCATTTTACCTTGATTTTGAACTGGCCGTCATCTCGTTCCTGGTCTTTCCGGCCGTGGTGGTGCCACTGCAGAGGCTTTCTCGTCGGCTGCGTCGCTTGAGCCAGGACAGCCTCGACAAGCTCGGAGGCCTTTCGTCGCTGCTGCAGGAGGCCATACAGGGCAACCGGGTGGTCAAGGCTTTCGGCATGGAGGACTACGAGCAGGAGCGCTTCAACGAGGAGAACAGCCGCCTGCTCAGGCTTTACATGAAGGCCGCGCGCATTAAGGCAATCACCGCGCCGATGATGGAAGTAGCTGCCGCGTTCTCGATCGCGGCGGTGTTGTGGCTGGGCGGCAGCTCGGTGATAGGCGGCGGCAGGACGGCCGGAGGTTTCATGGCCTTCATAAGTGCCCTGGCGCTTCTCTACGATCCTTTTAAGAAAGTCGTGCGAACCAACAACACC includes the following:
- a CDS encoding lipid-A-disaccharide synthase: MMIVAGEASGDAQAARLVAAMAAADSSLRFYGVAGEQMKAAGVEALARTSELSIMGLGEVLSGLRRVLGTWRKLKKELVGDDKPDLLVLVDFPDFNLRLARVAARNQVPVFYYVSPQVWAWRKRRIRSIARRVDRMVVLFPFEVELYAEVGLDARYVGHPLAETVKADRDRKQTRERYGLSTDKRLVALLPGSRVKEVEELLPVMLEAARGLSDKAEFVVARAPGLPAELLESLLAQSGLDVPMVEGDTYNLVAAADAVALSSGTATVECAVLGCPMVVMYRVTRFTYAIVKRLIKVPWIAMPNILLDREAVPELVQGQATAEALAARLRPLLEEGQLRSDMKRDLARVSDMLVKPGAAGRAAALAVEMIA
- a CDS encoding ATP-binding cassette domain-containing protein — its product is MIERSESLRVGRRMLAWVRPYVWPWFAGALLCMVAYSATSGLVPWLVRSLIDDVLAAGDLEALAMLPPIIVSVFLARGLLNYGQSYLGEYVGQHITRDIRNLLNRRIQRLPLSYFDNAQTASLLSRVTTDVLLVRQALTDGVAALLRDSTTVIVLLGVAFYLDFELAVISFLVFPAVVVPLQRLSRRLRRLSQDSLDKLGGLSSLLQEAIQGNRVVKAFGMEDYEQERFNEENSRLLRLYMKAARIKAITAPMMEVAAAFSIAAVLWLGGSSVIGGGRTAGGFMAFISALALLYDPFKKVVRTNNTVQVGLGAALRIFELLDLAPEDQGSGGGEKITAIGSGVRFEGVCFSYDGRADVLEDIDLEIAAGEMVALVGPSGGGKSTIADLIPRFYNVDRGRVTLDGRNIADLELESLRSLISVVTQSTFLFNDTLANNIAYGHPERDHGEVESAAVAANAHEFISSLPQGYDTVTGEMGVQLSGGERQRVAIARALLKDAPLLILDEATSALDTQSERLVQEALEHLVEGRTTLVIAHRLSTVRRADRIAVVAGGRIVEIGTHEELLERGQLYKKLHDMQFEDRPAA